Below is a window of Spirochaetaceae bacterium DNA.
TGCGCTACCGGACGCGAGATGACCCGCGCCCCGGTCGGCTCGACGCAGACCGGCGAAGCGTCCTGGTACGGCCAGGACTTCCACGGCAAGCCCACCTCCAGCGGCGAGCCGTACGACATGTGGGCGCACACCGCCGCCCACCGCGAGCTGCCGTTCGGCACCATGGTGCGCGTCACCCATCGCGGCACCGGCGCCGCCACCGTGGTGCGCATCAACGACCGCGGGCCGTTCGTGCATGGCCGCATCATCGACCTGTCGCTGGCCGCCGCGCGCGACCTCGGCCTGGACCGCACCGGCACCGCCCCGGTGCGCATCGAGGTGATCGGCGGCGGCGCCGCACAGGCCGCCACCTACTTCCTGCAGGTCGCCTCGTTCGAAGACCGCGCCAACGCG
It encodes the following:
- a CDS encoding septal ring lytic transglycosylase RlpA family protein; the encoded protein is MLRRLSSSIRASIRAPLLLSLAGVLGLAGCATGREMTRAPVGSTQTGEASWYGQDFHGKPTSSGEPYDMWAHTAAHRELPFGTMVRVTHRGTGAATVVRINDRGPFVHGRIIDLSLAAARDLGLDRTGTAPVRIEVIGGGAAQAATYFLQVASFEDRANANTLLDRLRAAGYRAELASGPGVTRVVIRNLNAADADRIAGELSARGFPTPLRRLQNG